A stretch of Aythya fuligula isolate bAytFul2 chromosome 1, bAytFul2.pri, whole genome shotgun sequence DNA encodes these proteins:
- the RESF1 gene encoding retroelement silencing factor 1 yields the protein MDWNARPLKNADAQNNQQSRQACYTQLLPKAHAFPQRNTFSSENVCSYAGNNEVMYLPTVNVPVPGTSVSGKDFHASEYSVNKRLPSYLVIAPRPPNQMSHAQTEMTQNSWQSSSRHTSSYRQLAPLPSQRSNGNNLRNMLQGPQHATTNSYAMQSQTSQHNSMRAMMLYQSNRECTNSSKVGCTLQYNTNGPASFQSLSLPVHQSSRQYVHSQDSSLSLGTPGQHVQSQIYYFSKQFQVSQSPSQNTTANAQLPQYIPNQMGLEAPSGCSAPALLPANCDSRAAAQPLLGAQQEVQNVSTGYTLSQQRCLLDQKNASGINSVQQYCQTQQSGEVSQSVMNACNSSGDVTANQTFNELSASSTDASKELCSILHEIVTLSSVVATKPSCDPASVQESQTNSSVNVPVNSQTSSAKEDERKAAEGDLVPETERLHYIKKKCTLLEKMHHFKRLLASQPGKSSPTLAASDESVLSNPLPQVPNQNVAPSPSEAVRTDTQQQPVLNSSPEEKNDKQKAGADNRELEVARSNHQVEQGNLLSKSFPVPSHNKLPAQLNNPESAPILGQKDASALASSQKTLTSSNNTSGFNQTNSSVRNASKNVSAYPENSSFLQFVLSSTNMLKEKKAGATADNILTNLLCCEKPRVDLKGKDGSLSKDCREKNVASLKGERTVMVHTRTPVSETMQSNENKVQSEVAQKKKKMQLTKNSCFKQSNCSYSAEELTACLGLWRKRGSEPASIQNSQSNESPTENQILPLPYSPNTVSKREQGNLPDSTDEAVLPLTTASVGQKHDTLGCNLIKGFELQVAVVSPLVLPKQVTQSEQADKCQKSADKTCLVIDTGSIRSLQEEGKNVLTVGSADKGTVEPVCSSPADCILVEKENSHLQQNKSANGNRIVKNSMSTNDLSDEKQRKLCQTMEDAGENLRSQNKSSLSELDLNFYGQIFQEGNKDCEDKQTVLETGNIPTALLEEQMFHISSVCSLVEGDASYNPQIASIFSSVHQTNALNNGTSSGENASDPRQKEQLLDLNKNDLSKNSLQQETLLRNTLGESSRCVSEAGRTLDSFKTIHSEKESSGNPPGTNSALVKKMLVNASYKHPENNLDVLPRLDQELAQSSPDFLMSVTAETNVFSVTTDVNKENDTSTKNSIEEVNLFGAEPIKYLKNQLTELLQEFPYGIEGADLLTKEPVRNDSVLERTEKQTQKETQISDKKSNSKDPIDQLQIALLSSGQVQEIFPEEKPCSSSESSRALTQPEKASPQEEKLKSSVQPDQSLCKEKENPQPPPNSRKEDNYCCLMYWLSELGGVPQGSCECRTSGSDKKGNDQCSEAENINSAERQENNSKSDAPVKNNCASGNPPTSENVTNRVHKNKKDACKYTAVMTKKARLQMDDEQKPLPTETEKIRPLNSSEKKDLDKSKSSNSKEEPEMCSITPLLGKESNSDKKDNRKASEEELSEKAGHADLDNMTKSSKKERVFKVDSISKDKTKTGLIMKSRTDIHKCTKSDTAAIKHAEAHQGQKKNTCDENTGEEQNCGKQKDTLGQNVGINTKKKAKLAAEKGQKKLNSYHTETMKFPGFVSKDLKSRNQKYSPHKSVKAYPPQEESYKRKRKDIIGKRDCKKTKVEDERLKQSEAKNSKQCSYNCMINTDKTKKLNGENVWKPRNSIGDHTMLKLQRKRGRSAISRNYFSNKERHLDGQNKDKCSEKIFSDKNMLYLNRRTNRLKLHLQKEPKKHYLNRVAFKRTAQERIYLTKLETSPVRPVWHLKSKASQNSTDSKRDPSPSEDDKSRKPQVLEFKLCPEILFRNSATVEESLSTKNSLESEKTTVAGVKSKKEDWLKYDPVKQKKKEGISTVEDSIPLDTAIQILEGDGVALHSPIKDSKEMFQTYKKMYLEKSNAKA from the exons aTGGACTGGAATGCAAGACCACTCAAGAATGCTGATGCACAGAATAACCAGCAAAGTAGACAAGCGTGTTACACTCAGTTGCTTCCTAAAGCACATGCTTTTCctcaaagaaatacattttcctctgaaaatgtgTGTAGTTATGCTGGAAATAACGAAGTTATGTATCTACCAACTGTCAATGTTCCTGTACCAGGAACATCTGTGTCTGGCAAAGATTTTCATGCCTCAGAATACTCAGTCAATAAGCGTCTACCATCATATTTAGTAATTGCACCAAGACCTCCCAATCAAATGTCACATGCACAGACAGAGATGACTCAGAACTCTTGGCAAAGCTCTAGTAGACATACTTCTTCCTACAGACAGTTAGCTCCCCTGCCTTCTCAAAGGAGCAATGGGAATAACTTGCGGAACATGCTTCAGGGACCTCAGCATGCCACCACGAACAGTTATGCCATGCAGTCACAAACATCACAGCATAATTCGATGAGAGCTATGATGTTGTATCAAAGTAACCGCGAATGCACTAATTCTTCAAAGGTGGGGTGCACACTGCAGTATAACACGAATGGTCCTGCTTCATTTCAAAGCCTTTCTCTACCGGTCCATCAGTCATCCCGTCAATATGTCCATTCTCAGGACAGTTCTTTGTCTCTTGGTACGCCTGGGCAACATGTGCAAAGccaaatatattatttcagtaAACAGTTTCAAGTTTCACAGTCACCAAGTCAAAATACTACAGCAAATGCACAGCTGCCACAATATATACCAAATCAGATGGGATTGGAAGCTCCCAGTGGATGTTCTGCACCAGCTTTGCTGCCTGCCAACTGTGATTCAAGAGCTGCAGCACAACCTTTGCTAGGTGCACAACAGGAAGTTCAAAATGTGTCTACTGGATATACTCTCAGCCAACAGAGGTGCCTGTTAGATCAAAAAAATGCTTCTGGTATTAACAGTGTTCAGCAATACTGCCAGACGCAGCAATCTGGAGAAGTCAGTCAATCAGTTATGAATGCCTGTAACTCAAGTGGAGATGTGACAGCAAATCAGACTTTTAATGAATTGTCTGCATCATCCACTGATGCTTCCAAAGAATTGTGTAGTATTTTGCATGAAATAGTAACTCTTTCTTCAGTGGTTGCTACAAAGCCATCATGTGATCCTGCTTCAGTTCAGGAAAGTCAGACTAATAGTTCAGTGAATGTACCTGTTAATTCTCAAACTTCTTCAGcaaaagaagatgaaaggaaagcagcagagggtGATCTAGTTCCAGAAACTGAAAGACTGCactatattaaaaagaaatgcaccCTGCTTGAAAAGATGCATCATTTTAAAAGACTATTAGCTTCACAACCTGGTAAGAGCAGTCCCACACTTGCTGCCAGTGATGAAAGCGTGCTCTCTAATCCTCTTCCTCAGGTGCCCAATCAAAACGTAGCACCGTCCCCATCTGAAGCAGTGAGGACAGACACTCAGCAACAACCCGTTCTTAACTCTTcacctgaagagaaaaatgacaaacaGAAAGCTGGTGCTGACAACAGAGAATTAGAGGTGGCTCGGAGTAATCATCAGGTAGAACAGGGAAACCTTTTATCAAAGTCATTTCCTGTTCCTTCTCACAACAAACTCCCAGCTCAATTAAATAATCCTGAGAGTGCTCCCATCCTGGGACAAAAAGATGCGTCAGCCTTGGCTTCCTCTCAAAAAACTCTCACATCCTCCAACAATACTTCAGGTTTTAATCAAACCAATAGCTCTGTCAGAAATGCATCAAAGAATGTATCAGCTTACCCTGAGAACTCATCCTTTCTTCAGTTTGTATTGAGCAGCACAAATAtgttgaaagagaagaaagctggtGCTACTGCCGATAACATACTGACTAATCTCCTTTGCTGTGAAAAACCCCGGGTGGATTTAAAGGGCAAAGATGGAAGCTTATCGAAGGACTGTAGAGAAAAGAATGTAGCCAGTCTGAAAGGTGAGCGGACAGTTATGGTCCACACTCGCACTCCTGTATCAGAAACAATGCAgtctaatgaaaataaagtccAGAGTGAAGtagctcagaaaaagaaaaaaatgcagcttactaaaaattcatgttttaaacaaagcaattgTAGTTACTCTGCAGAAGAACTAACTGCATGCCTGGGCTTGTGGAGAAAACGTGGTTCAGAACCTGCAAGTATTCAAAATAGCCAGTCAAATGAAAGCCCCACAGAAAATCAGATCTTACCCTTACCTTACAGCCCAAACACAGTGAGTAAGAGAGAACAAGGTAATCTTCCAGATAGTACAGATGAAGCGGTCTTGCCTTTAACAACTGCCTCTGTAGGACAAAAACACGACACGTTGGGCTGCAATTTGATAAAAGGTTTTGAACTCCAAGTTGCAGTTGTCTCTCCTTTAGTGCTTCCTAAACAGGTAACACAGAGTGAGCAGGCAGACAAGTGTCAAAAATCTGCAGATAAAACCTGTCTAGTAATTGACACAGGAAGCATACGTAGCTTgcaagaagaggggaaaaatgttttaactgtGGGAAGTGCTGATAAAGGAACAGTAGAACCTGTCTGTTCATCACCCGCTGACTGTATTCtggtagagaaagaaaactcacaTTTGCAACAGAACAAATCAGCTAATGGAAACAGAATAGTAAAAAACAGTATGAGTACAAATGATTTGtctgatgaaaaacaaaggaaactttGTCAAACCATGGAAGATGCTGGTGAAAATCTCAGATCACAAAACAAGTCATCTCTTTCTGAGTTGGACCTGAATTTTTATGGTCAAATCTTTCAAGAAGGTAATAAAGACTGTGAAGATAAGCAAACAGTGTTAGAGACAGGAAATATTCCTACAGCTCTGTTAGAAGAACAGATGTTTCATATTTCTAGTGTATGCTCTCTTGTTGAAGGTGATGCATCCTATAATCCACAAATAGCAAGCATATTCAGCTCCGTCCATCAGACTAATGCATTAAATAACGGTACCTCATCAGGAGAAAATGCATCTGACCCAAGGCAAAAGGAGCAATTGCTGGACTTGAATAAAAATGACTTGAGCAAGAACTCTCTCCAGCAAGAGACCTTGCTGCGAAACACATTGGGAGAGTCATCTAGGTGTGTTAGTGAAGCAGGTAGGACTTTGGATAGTTTTAAAACCATCCAttctgagaaagaaagcagtggCAATCCTCCTGGAACAAATTCTGCCTTagtgaaaaaaatgctggtAAATGCATCTTACAAGCATCCTGAAAATAACTTGGACGTTCTTCCTAGGTTAGACCAGGAGTTAGCTCAAAGTTCACCAGATTTCTTGATGAGTGTGACTGCTGAAACAAATGTGTTCTCTGTTACAACAGATGtcaataaagaaaatgacacCTCTACTAAAAATAGCATAGAAGAAGTGAACCTTTTTGGAGCAGAGCCTATTAAATATCTAAAGAATCAGCTGACTGAACTTTTGCAAGAGTTTCCATATGGCATTGAAGGGGCTGATTTGCTTACAAAAGAGCCAGTACGAAATGATTCTGTGCTTGAGCGGACAGAGAAGCAAACTCAAAAAGAGACTCAAATCTCTGACAAAAAGTCGAATTCAAAGGACCCAATAGATCAGCTACAAATTGCACTGTTAAGCTCTGGTCAGGtgcaagaaatatttcctgaagaGAAGCCATGTTCCTCTagtgaaagcagcagagcaTTGACTCAACCTGAAAAGGCTTCACCCCAGGAGGAGAAGCTCAAAAGCAGTGTTCAACCTGATCAAAGCCTAtgtaaggagaaagaaaaccctCAGCCACCACCCAATTCCAGAAAGGAAGACAATTACTGTTGTTTAATGTATTGGCTGTCTGAACTAGGTGGAGTGCCACAAGGCTCTTGTGAATGCAGAACTTCTGGTTCAGATAAAAAGGGTAATGATCAGTgttcagaagctgaaaatatCAACTCTGCAGAGAGACaagaaaacaacagtaaatCTGATGCCCCAGTGAAGAACAACTGTGCATCAGGAAATCCAccaacttctgaaaatgttacaaatcgtgttcacaaaaataaaaaagatgcatGCAAATATACTGCTGTAATGACCAAAAAAGCCAGGCTCCAGATGGATGATGAACAGAAACCACTtccaacagaaacagaaaaaattagACCACTCaattcctctgaaaaaaaagatcttgatAAATCAAAGAGCAGTAACAGTAAAGAAGAACCAGAAATGTGTAGTATCACTCCACTATTAGGGAAAGAATCTAATTCTGATAAAAAAGATAATCGGAAAGCCTCAGAAGAAGAGTTATCAGAGAAAGCTGGTCATGCGGATTTAGACAACATGACAAAGTCatcaaaaaaagagagagttttCAAAGTGGATTCCATTTCAAAAGATAAAACCAAAACAGGTTTGATCATGAAATCCAGAACAGACATTCACAAATGTACAAAATCAGACACTGCTGCAATTAAGCATGCTGAAGCCCAtcaaggccaaaaaaaaaacacctgtgaTGAGAACACAGGTGAAGAACAAAACTGTGGGAAACAAAAAGACACACTTGGACAAAATGTAGGAATTAAtaccaaaaagaaagcaaaattagcagcagaaaaaggacaaaaaaagctGAATAGTTATCACACTGAAACCATGAAGTTCCCAGGCTTTGTCAGTAAAGATTTGAAGTCAAGAAACCAGAAATATTCTCCACATAAATCTGTAAAAGCTTATCCACCACAGGAGGAGTCATACAAACGGAAGAGGAAGGACATTATTGGAAAGAGAgactgtaagaaaacaaaggtgGAAGATGAACGACTAAAACAGTCTGAAGCAAAGAATTCCAAGCAATGCTCATATAATTGCATGATAAATACTGACAAGACTAAAAAATTGAATGGAGAAAATGTCTGGAAACCCAGGAACTCAATAGGAGATCACACTATGCTtaaactacagagaaaaaggGGTCGATCTGCCATCTCCAGAAACTACTTTTCTAACAAAGAGAGACATCTCGATGGTCAAAACAAAGACAAGTgttctgagaaaatattttctgataaaaatatgCTATATTTAAATAGAAGAACAAACAGATTAAAATTGCATCTtcaaaaagaaccaaaaaaacaTTATCTCAATAGAGTTGCATTTAAACGTACTGCGCAGGAACGCATATACCTGACAAAGTTAGAGACATCACCTGTCAGGCCTGTCTGGCATTTAAAGTCCAAAGCGTCACAAAATAGCACAGATTCAAAAAGAGATCCTTCTCCCTCGGAAGATGATAAATCACGGAAACCACAAGTACTTGAATTTAAACTGTGTCCAGAGATCCTGTTCAGAAATTCAGCTACTGTTGAAGAAAGCTTAAGTACAAAGAATTCTCTGGAAAGTGAGAAAACCACTGTGGCAG gtGTAAAGAGTAAAAAAGAAGACTGGTTAAAATACGATCcagtgaagcaaaaaaaaaaggaagggatcTCGACAG TTGAGGACAGTATTCCACTTGATACAGCCATACAAATCCTGGAAGGAGATGGCGTGGCTCTTCACAGTCCAATCAAAGACTCAAAAGAGATGTTTCAGACCTACAAGAAAATGTATCTGGAAAAAAGTAATGCAAAGGCCTAG